The Artemia franciscana chromosome 18, ASM3288406v1, whole genome shotgun sequence genome includes a window with the following:
- the LOC136038394 gene encoding uncharacterized protein LOC136038394 produces MPFKYDKGALIGLFSPELTVASSFFAKLVALNLLGRTPDDRPLPQELLSNCKKRKRCRKRGGKQGQLMIPVIVSLRSTSLAPKTSPHQRILVKIDCSKNANMPSLIPFNQAPYPSIAVTETWNLDRLSGHMAGYEIFLSTRADRGEHRLGGGVALYIRKDIPCKLLPELFDPAHEVIWAICKPKSLPRRFSCIIVASVYYPESARNQGDLVFHLQTTIDHLRSIYSSPAFIVGGDFNQTKKSWLSSCLSLKQVVHIPTHSLGGILDLILTNCDDFYSPPFSLGPVGMSDHNAILWKARESLPKPKLSRVTVRPCTESAICEYGRWIGTYDFPEVYNTELLETKVSDFNAKLYSQYLKIFTTKSFVVSEYDKPWIFPAIKSLIKERSRLYSRGDIINGKKMRNQIVSSVKKAKARYGRETMPSQLLTSDPKKWHNAVKKVAGQAFDSSVKISNDGGSLISTEKVSEFFTKICTTYPTITAHEKFTILEKCEPENNIIVSEFDVYTELRKIKPNTSSYPGELPAKLLREYAAFIALPLSSIINECFAPGYFPSQWKRAYIRIIPKKRAPSACDDLRPILLTPCLAKVTEAFILKFLLKQIHGRIDKFQYGGLPKCSTTIYLVRMFDCVLQLLEKDSCFVEICAVDFRKAFDLIRYLTAGMNLQEMGAKRRTLGLSKMVEWSFRATDSLGAFSVSSHN; encoded by the exons ATGCCATTCAAATATGATAAAGGAGCCTTAATTGGACTGTTTTCACCCGAGTTAACTGTGGCGtcatctttttttgcaaaactcgTAGCATTAAATTTGCTCGGAAGAACACCAGATGACAGACCACTGCCCCAAGAGCTCTTGTCTAACTGTAAGAAGCGGAAGCGATGCCGCAAGCGTGGCGGCAAACAAGGTCAGCTGATGATCCCAGTTAtcgtttcattaagatcaactAGTCTTGCTCCGAAAACCTCACCCCATCAACGTATCCTTGTTAAGATAGACTGTTCTAAAAATGCCAATATGCCATCTCTTATTCCTTTCAATCAAGCTCCG TATCCCAGTATCGCAGTTACAGAAACTTGGAATCTTGATAGGTTGTCAGGTCATATGGCAGGCTACGAAATTTTCCTGAGCACACGTGCTGATCGAGGTGAGCACAGACTAGGCGGAGGTGTTGCCTTGTACATACGGAAAGACATCCCTTGCAAATTATTACCGGAATTATTTGATCCAGCTCATGAAGTAATCTGGGCTATTTGCAAACCTAAATCTCTTCCCCGtcgcttttcttgtattatagtCGCTTCAGTATATTACCCGGAAAGTGCCAGAAACCAGGGTGACTTGGTTTTCCACCTCCAAACGACTATTGATCACCTGAGAAGTATATACAGTAGCCCTGCTTTTATTGTAGGAGGAGACTTTAACCAAACCAAGAAGAGTTGGTTATCATCTTGTTTGTCTTTAAAGCAAGTAGTACATATACCCACCCACTCTTTGGGGGGCATATTGGACCTTATACTCacaaattgtgatgatttttactCCCCTCCCTTTTCTCTTGGTCCCGTTGGCATGTCAGACCACAACGCAATTCTCTGGAAAGCAAGAGAGTCTTTACCAAAGCCCAAACTATCCCGTGTCACTGTTCGTCCTTGTACGGAGTCGGCCATCTGTGAATACGGTCGATGGATTGGCACATATGACTTCCCCGAAGTGTACAATACCGAGCTCTTGGAAACTAAGGTATCCGATTTCAATGCCAAGTTATACAGTCAATACCTAAAGatctttacaacaaaatcatttgttgTTAGTGAATACGACAAACCATGGATATTTCCAGctattaaatcactaataaaagagAGGTCTCGCCTCTACTCCCGTGGTGATATTATCAACGGCAAGAAAATGCGAAATCAAATAGTCTCTTCGGTAAAGAAAGCCAAAGCTCGCTATGGTCGTGAAACCATGCCCTCCCAATTACTTACTTCAGACCCCAAAAAGTGGCACAACGCTGTGAAAAAAGTGGCCGGCCAAGCTTTTGACAGCAGTGTAAAGATCAGCAATGATGGTGGGTCCTTAATCAGTACAGAAAAAGTGAGTGAATTCTTCACCAAGATCTGCACTACCTATCCAACTATTACGGCTCATGAAAAGTTcaccatacttgaaaaatgtgagcctGAGAACAACATAATAGTCAGTGAGTTTGACGTTTACACGGAATTACGGAAGATCAAACCGAATACATCTTCATACCCTGGTGAATTACCTGCCAAACTGCTACGTGAATATGCAGCCTTCATAGCATTACCACTATCCAGCATCATTAACGAGTGTTTTGCTCCTGGCTATTTCCCGTCACAGTGGAAAAGGGcctatattagaattattccaaaaaagcgCGCTCCTAGTGCATGCGACGATCTCCGCCCAATCTTACTTACACCTTGTTTGGCGAAAGTAACTGAGGCATTTATactcaagtttcttctgaaacaaattcatgggcgtattgataaattccagtacGGTGGACTCCCCAAGTGTAGTACTACAATCTACCTAGTACGGATGTTTGACTGTGTCCTCCAATTGCTTGAAAAAGATAGCTGTTTCGTTGAAATTTGCGCAGTAGATTTCCgaaaggcctttgacctaatccgctacctgactgcaggcatgaatctccaggaaatgggGGCTAAACGACgcacccttggcctt AGTAAAATGGTGGAATGGAGCTTCAGAGCAACTGACTCCTTGGGAGCGTTTAGTGTGTCAAGTCACAATTAA